A part of Thermus sp. LT1-2-5 genomic DNA contains:
- a CDS encoding dihydroorotase yields the protein MILIKNVRLVDAAGERGPADVLIGEGRVLSLEGGKAQRVVDGTGCFLAPGFLDLHAHLREPGEEVKEDLASGLLAAVRGGYTDVVSMPNTKPPVDTPEAVRALREKAAALGLARLHPAAALTLGQEGRHLAPAGLLQEAGAVLLTDDGRTNEDASLLALGLVQAAPLGLPVAVHAEDASLRRGGVMNDGLLADRLGLPGNPPEAEAARIARDLEVLRYALRRSPARPHLHVQHLSTRRGLELIREAKRQGLPVTAEATPHHLTLTEEAWASLDPLFKVAPPLRSKEDQEALLEGLLDGTLDAIATDHAPHTQAEKEMDLLRAPFGIPSLEVAFPLLYTELHLKRGLPLPRLVELFTDGPRRVLGLTPLRLEVGAEASLVLLSPKERPVDPKAFASKARFSPWAGWVLGGWPVLTLVEGRVVYEALK from the coding sequence GTGATCCTCATCAAGAACGTGCGCCTGGTGGACGCCGCAGGGGAAAGGGGCCCTGCGGACGTCCTCATCGGGGAAGGCCGGGTCCTTTCCCTAGAAGGGGGAAAGGCCCAGAGGGTGGTGGACGGGACGGGGTGCTTCCTTGCCCCCGGCTTCCTGGACCTCCACGCCCACCTCAGGGAGCCCGGGGAAGAGGTGAAGGAGGACCTGGCCTCCGGCCTCCTGGCGGCGGTTAGGGGGGGGTACACGGACGTGGTCAGCATGCCCAACACCAAGCCCCCCGTGGACACCCCCGAGGCGGTGCGGGCCCTCAGGGAAAAGGCGGCGGCCCTGGGCCTCGCCCGCCTCCACCCCGCCGCCGCCCTCACCCTGGGGCAGGAGGGGAGGCACCTGGCCCCAGCGGGGCTTCTACAGGAAGCGGGGGCGGTGCTCCTCACGGACGACGGCCGCACCAACGAGGACGCCAGCCTCCTGGCCCTCGGCCTGGTGCAGGCCGCCCCCCTGGGCCTTCCCGTGGCGGTGCATGCGGAGGACGCCTCCTTGCGCCGGGGCGGGGTGATGAACGATGGGCTCCTGGCCGACCGCCTGGGTCTGCCCGGAAACCCCCCCGAAGCGGAGGCGGCCCGGATCGCCCGGGACCTGGAGGTCCTCCGCTACGCCCTGCGGCGTAGCCCGGCCAGGCCCCACCTCCACGTGCAGCACCTCTCCACCCGCCGGGGCTTGGAGCTCATCCGGGAGGCCAAGCGGCAGGGCCTCCCCGTGACGGCGGAGGCCACCCCCCACCACCTCACCCTCACGGAGGAGGCCTGGGCCAGCTTGGATCCCCTCTTCAAGGTGGCCCCGCCCCTCCGGAGCAAAGAGGACCAGGAAGCCCTCCTGGAGGGGCTTCTGGACGGCACCCTGGACGCCATCGCCACAGACCACGCCCCCCACACCCAGGCGGAAAAGGAGATGGACCTTCTGAGGGCTCCCTTTGGCATCCCGAGCCTCGAGGTGGCCTTCCCCCTCCTCTACACCGAGCTCCACCTCAAGCGGGGCCTGCCCCTTCCCCGGCTGGTGGAGCTCTTCACCGATGGCCCGAGGCGGGTCCTGGGCCTAACACCCCTCCGCCTGGAGGTGGGGGCGGAGGCAAGCCTCGTCCTCCTCTCCCCCAAGGAAAGGCCCGTGGATCCCAAGGCCTTCGCCTCCAAGGCCCGCTTCTCCCCCTGGGCGGGTTGGGTCCTCGGGGGGTGGCCCGTCCTCACCTTGGTGGAAGGCCGGGTGGTCTACGAGGCGCTAAAATAG
- a CDS encoding Uma2 family endonuclease, protein MLKKLLEADEVGLRLEWVVGLPLWEAHPPYRHQKAVDRIRQSIRPREGASCPCIHVADVYVRFPDGSYKRPDIALFCRKPEELDEAITLLPEAVVEVVSQGYEAKDLEIAPRFYLSQGIKDVVVFDPFTLLVLHLRQDGAFRYVSPVELELRCGCRLTV, encoded by the coding sequence ATGCTGAAGAAGCTCCTGGAAGCGGACGAGGTCGGCCTCCGGCTGGAATGGGTGGTTGGGCTTCCCCTCTGGGAGGCCCATCCCCCCTACCGCCACCAAAAGGCCGTGGACCGCATCCGCCAAAGCATCCGCCCCAGGGAAGGCGCCTCCTGCCCGTGCATCCACGTGGCCGATGTGTACGTGCGCTTCCCCGATGGCTCCTACAAAAGGCCTGACATTGCCCTCTTCTGCCGCAAACCCGAGGAGCTGGACGAGGCCATCACCCTCCTCCCCGAAGCGGTGGTGGAGGTGGTGAGCCAGGGCTACGAGGCCAAGGACCTCGAGATCGCCCCCCGCTTCTACCTCTCCCAAGGGATCAAGGACGTGGTGGTCTTTGACCCCTTCACCCTCCTCGTGCTCCACCTGCGCCAAGACGGGGCCTTCCGCTACGTGTCCCCGGTGGAGCTGGAACTCCGCTGCGGCTGCCGCCTCACCGTCTGA
- a CDS encoding SPW repeat protein, protein MTRWQDWANLVLGVWLILSPWLLGFSGAPAAMWNAVIVGVVVGLMALMHLRGGPMWEEWLNVLLGVWLILSPWILGFSGMANALWNAVLVGLLVGALALSVTREKPKAA, encoded by the coding sequence ATGACGCGTTGGCAGGACTGGGCCAATCTCGTCCTGGGCGTATGGCTCATCCTCTCCCCGTGGCTTTTGGGCTTTAGCGGCGCCCCCGCCGCCATGTGGAACGCGGTGATCGTGGGGGTGGTGGTGGGCCTTATGGCCCTCATGCACCTCAGGGGCGGCCCCATGTGGGAGGAGTGGCTGAACGTCCTTTTGGGCGTTTGGCTCATCCTCTCCCCTTGGATCCTGGGGTTTAGCGGGATGGCGAACGCCCTGTGGAACGCCGTTCTCGTGGGCCTTTTGGTGGGCGCCTTGGCCCTAAGCGTCACCCGGGAAAAGCCCAAGGCGGCCTAA
- a CDS encoding metallopeptidase TldD-related protein, whose translation MTVEEAKRYVLLRAKEMGLEAELLFLEERELSLRAREGALEEVKEARQGGLGLRVVAGGRVGYAYTEDLRPEALDWALAEARENALLTEREGSLPPGKPLGSQDLLGEGLSAPLEAKKEAALALDAALRQDPRTQALLFATYSERERRLSLASTLGTEGSYRTGLAALMGSFVLAEGNSRKQGWDLAPSKEFHALDPGRTALAFREGTSRLLHARPLRTGRYRAYLEPRAMAGLLAILAEALSGQNALEGKSRLLERLGERIASPLVTLLDDPTLPQGFASRPFDAEGTPARPVTLIEEGVFRTFLHNSETARALGQANTGHAHRGYRTALGVAPSNLYLKPLGNLTLKEGVLIAEFMGLHAGANPITLDFSLQALGLWVEEGSPQYAVENFAVSGNLLELLQGVEGLGAELKWHPMGPSAYGSPMVAVAELSFAGA comes from the coding sequence ATGACCGTGGAAGAAGCTAAGCGGTACGTGCTCCTGCGGGCGAAGGAGATGGGCCTCGAGGCGGAACTCCTTTTCCTGGAGGAGAGGGAGCTTTCCCTCCGGGCCCGGGAAGGCGCCTTAGAGGAGGTCAAGGAGGCGCGGCAGGGAGGCTTGGGCCTCCGGGTGGTGGCGGGGGGAAGGGTGGGCTACGCCTACACGGAGGACCTGCGGCCCGAGGCCCTGGACTGGGCCCTGGCGGAAGCCCGGGAAAACGCCCTCCTCACAGAGCGGGAAGGAAGCCTTCCCCCGGGAAAGCCCCTCGGCAGCCAGGACCTCCTGGGCGAGGGGCTTTCTGCCCCCCTGGAGGCCAAAAAGGAGGCCGCCTTGGCCCTGGACGCCGCCCTCCGCCAAGACCCCCGCACCCAGGCCCTCCTCTTCGCCACCTACAGCGAGCGGGAACGCCGCCTGAGCCTCGCCAGCACCCTGGGGACGGAAGGGAGCTACCGCACGGGCCTCGCCGCCCTCATGGGCAGCTTCGTCTTGGCCGAAGGGAATAGCCGCAAACAGGGGTGGGACCTTGCCCCGAGCAAGGAGTTTCACGCCCTGGACCCCGGGCGCACTGCCTTGGCCTTCCGGGAAGGGACCTCCCGCCTCCTCCACGCCCGGCCCCTCAGAACGGGCCGCTACCGGGCCTACCTGGAACCCCGGGCCATGGCGGGCCTCCTGGCCATCCTGGCCGAGGCCCTTTCTGGCCAAAACGCCCTGGAGGGGAAAAGCCGCCTCCTGGAGCGCCTGGGGGAAAGGATCGCAAGCCCCCTCGTCACCCTCCTGGACGACCCCACCCTGCCCCAGGGCTTCGCCTCTCGCCCCTTCGACGCGGAGGGCACCCCAGCCAGGCCCGTGACCCTCATCGAGGAGGGCGTGTTCCGCACCTTCCTCCACAACTCGGAAACCGCAAGGGCCCTGGGCCAGGCCAACACCGGCCACGCCCACAGGGGCTACCGCACCGCCCTGGGCGTGGCCCCAAGCAACCTCTACCTGAAGCCTCTCGGCAACCTCACCTTGAAGGAGGGTGTCCTAATTGCGGAGTTCATGGGCCTCCACGCCGGGGCCAACCCCATCACCCTGGACTTCTCCCTGCAGGCCCTGGGGCTTTGGGTGGAAGAGGGCAGCCCCCAGTACGCCGTGGAGAACTTCGCCGTAAGCGGGAACCTCCTTGAGCTCCTGCAAGGGGTGGAGGGCCTCGGGGCGGAGCTAAAGTGGCACCCCATGGGTCCAAGCGCCTACGGCAGCCCCATGGTGGCGGTGGCGGAGCTCTCCTTCGCCGGAGCATGA
- a CDS encoding sulfite exporter TauE/SafE family protein, whose protein sequence is MSLLIGFLGGAFGGLVGLGGGTVMIPLMVGVLKLSQHKAHGTSLVAVFFTGLVGALTYGLQGSLDLKAAFLLALTAVLTARLGARYAHGLPEKELKRAFGGFLMAVSLLLLLRPYLAPVGLVRGELLEDLTLLLAGAFTGFLSGMMGVGGGTIMVPAMVLLLGMPQHAAQGTSLLAMVPASLVGAYTHLRLGNVERELALGLVPGVLLGTFFGGELAHFLPEGALRGVFAAVLLWTGWRYVRPSRGKGNF, encoded by the coding sequence ATGAGCCTTCTCATCGGCTTCCTGGGCGGGGCTTTTGGGGGCTTGGTGGGCCTGGGCGGGGGCACGGTGATGATCCCCCTCATGGTGGGCGTCCTCAAGCTTTCCCAGCACAAGGCCCACGGCACGAGCTTGGTGGCCGTCTTCTTCACCGGACTGGTGGGCGCCCTCACCTACGGCCTCCAAGGTTCCTTGGACCTGAAGGCGGCCTTCCTCCTGGCCCTCACCGCCGTCCTCACCGCCCGCCTGGGCGCCCGTTACGCCCACGGCCTCCCGGAGAAGGAACTCAAGCGGGCCTTCGGCGGGTTCCTCATGGCCGTGAGCCTCCTCCTTCTCCTCAGGCCTTACCTGGCCCCCGTGGGGCTGGTGCGGGGCGAGCTCTTAGAGGACCTCACCCTCCTCTTGGCGGGGGCCTTCACCGGCTTCCTCTCCGGGATGATGGGGGTGGGCGGGGGGACCATCATGGTCCCCGCCATGGTCCTCCTTCTGGGCATGCCCCAGCACGCCGCCCAGGGGACGAGCCTCCTCGCCATGGTGCCCGCCAGCCTGGTGGGGGCCTACACCCATCTGCGCCTGGGCAACGTGGAAAGGGAGCTGGCCTTGGGCCTGGTGCCCGGGGTGCTCTTGGGCACCTTTTTCGGAGGGGAGCTCGCCCACTTCCTGCCCGAGGGCGCCCTGCGGGGGGTCTTCGCCGCCGTCCTCCTCTGGACGGGGTGGCGGTACGTCCGTCCCTCCCGGGGAAAAGGTAACTTTTGA
- the pyrR gene encoding bifunctional pyr operon transcriptional regulator/uracil phosphoribosyltransferase PyrR: MRFKAELMNAEEMRRALHRIAHEIVEANKGVEGLALIGIHTRGIPLAERLARYLREFEGKEVPVGTLDITLYRDDLTEIGVRPKVRETRIPFDLTGKAVVLVDDVLYTGRTARAALDALMDLGRPRRIYLAVLVDRGHRELPIRADFVGKNVPTAKNEVVKVKVLEVDGEDRVELWEKEEA; the protein is encoded by the coding sequence GTGCGCTTTAAGGCGGAGCTGATGAACGCCGAGGAAATGCGCCGGGCCCTCCACCGCATCGCCCACGAGATCGTGGAGGCCAACAAGGGGGTGGAGGGCCTGGCCCTCATCGGCATCCACACCCGGGGGATCCCCCTAGCCGAGCGCCTGGCCCGCTACCTCCGCGAGTTTGAGGGGAAGGAGGTGCCGGTGGGCACCTTGGACATCACCCTCTACCGGGACGACCTCACGGAAATTGGGGTGCGGCCCAAGGTGCGGGAAACCCGCATCCCCTTTGACCTCACCGGCAAGGCGGTGGTCCTGGTGGACGACGTCCTCTACACCGGCCGCACCGCCCGGGCCGCCTTGGACGCCCTCATGGACCTGGGCCGCCCCCGGCGCATCTACCTGGCGGTCTTGGTGGACCGGGGCCACCGGGAGCTCCCCATCCGCGCCGACTTCGTGGGCAAGAACGTCCCCACCGCCAAAAACGAGGTGGTGAAGGTGAAGGTTCTGGAGGTGGACGGGGAGGACCGGGTGGAGCTATGGGAAAAGGAGGAGGCATGA
- a CDS encoding aspartate carbamoyltransferase catalytic subunit has translation MRHLLDFQGWSRAQVESLLDTARVMREVLERPVKKVPALQGFTVATVFFEPSTRTRISFELAARRMSADVVSFAAATSSLQKGESYKDTLLTLEAMGVDAYVIRADAAGVPHQATRWVKGAIINGGDGRRAHPTQALLDAYTLLEALGGLEGKKVAIVGDILHSRVARSNAELLSLLGAEVVCAGPPSLLPQALPGARLTPSLEEALEEADAVMVLRLQKERMEAGLIHLEDYIARYQVTAKRLKRAKPQAPLLHPGPMNRDVELEGTLADSERSLVNRQVQNGVAVRMAVLYHLLVGREGA, from the coding sequence ATGAGGCACCTCCTGGACTTCCAAGGCTGGAGCCGGGCCCAGGTGGAAAGCCTCCTGGACACCGCTCGGGTGATGCGGGAGGTCCTAGAAAGGCCGGTGAAGAAGGTGCCCGCCCTCCAGGGCTTCACCGTGGCCACGGTGTTCTTCGAACCCTCCACCCGCACCCGCATCTCCTTTGAGCTGGCAGCCCGGCGGATGTCCGCGGACGTGGTGTCCTTCGCCGCCGCCACCTCCAGCCTCCAGAAGGGGGAAAGCTACAAGGACACCCTCCTCACCCTCGAGGCCATGGGGGTGGACGCCTACGTGATCCGGGCCGACGCCGCCGGGGTGCCCCACCAGGCCACCCGTTGGGTGAAAGGGGCCATCATCAACGGCGGGGACGGGCGCCGGGCCCACCCCACCCAGGCCCTCCTGGACGCCTACACCCTCCTGGAAGCCCTGGGGGGCCTGGAGGGGAAGAAGGTGGCCATCGTGGGGGACATCCTCCACTCCCGCGTGGCCCGCTCCAACGCCGAGCTCCTTTCCCTCCTGGGGGCCGAGGTGGTCTGCGCCGGGCCCCCCAGCCTTCTGCCCCAAGCCCTCCCCGGGGCAAGGCTCACCCCGAGCCTCGAGGAAGCCCTGGAGGAGGCGGATGCGGTCATGGTCCTCCGGCTGCAAAAGGAGCGGATGGAAGCCGGGCTCATCCACCTGGAGGACTACATCGCCCGCTACCAGGTGACGGCGAAAAGGCTCAAGCGGGCCAAACCCCAAGCCCCCCTCCTCCACCCGGGCCCCATGAACCGGGACGTGGAACTGGAGGGCACCTTGGCGGACTCGGAAAGGAGCCTGGTGAACCGGCAGGTGCAAAACGGCGTGGCGGTGCGCATGGCGGTGCTCTACCACCTCCTGGTGGGAAGGGAGGGAGCGTGA
- a CDS encoding quinone-dependent dihydroorotate dehydrogenase, which yields MHRLLFALDPETAHELTLQALAFWSGRGPLLRVPGRLLRVEDPRLRVEALGLAFPNPLGLAAGMDKDARALGAWWALGFGFAEVGTLTPRPQEGNPKPRLFRLPEDRALINRMGFNNRGVLEAAKRLAAFRARGLPLPVGVNLGKNRETPLEQAAEDYLEALRLLEPHGDYFVLNVSSPNTPGLRTLQEGPFLDELLFRLRPATAKPLLLKVAPDLSWEALDQVVALALKHRLEGLVAVNTTLSREGLRGPLAREAGGLSGRPLKRRALEVLRHLAQVPGLTLVSVGGVETPEDLWERLKAGASLVQVYTGFVYGGPLFPRRLLKGLLALMAAEGVAAIRDLRR from the coding sequence ATGCACCGCCTTCTCTTCGCCCTGGATCCGGAAACCGCCCATGAGCTCACCCTGCAGGCCCTCGCCTTTTGGTCGGGGAGGGGGCCCCTTTTGCGGGTGCCGGGAAGGCTCCTTAGGGTGGAAGACCCTAGGCTTAGGGTGGAGGCCTTGGGCCTCGCCTTCCCCAACCCCTTGGGCCTGGCGGCGGGGATGGACAAGGATGCCCGCGCCCTGGGGGCTTGGTGGGCCTTAGGCTTCGGTTTCGCCGAGGTGGGAACCCTCACCCCCAGGCCCCAGGAGGGAAACCCCAAGCCGAGGCTCTTCCGCCTGCCGGAGGACCGGGCCCTCATCAACCGCATGGGGTTCAACAACCGCGGGGTCCTCGAGGCGGCAAAACGGCTCGCCGCCTTCCGGGCGCGGGGGCTTCCCCTTCCCGTGGGCGTGAACCTGGGGAAGAACCGGGAAACCCCTTTGGAACAGGCGGCGGAGGACTACCTGGAGGCCCTTCGCCTTTTGGAGCCCCACGGCGACTACTTCGTGCTCAACGTGAGCTCCCCCAATACCCCAGGCTTGCGCACCCTTCAGGAGGGCCCTTTTCTGGATGAGCTCCTCTTTCGCCTTCGCCCCGCCACGGCTAAGCCCCTCCTCCTCAAGGTGGCCCCCGACCTCTCCTGGGAAGCCTTGGACCAGGTGGTGGCCTTGGCCCTAAAGCACCGCCTCGAGGGCCTGGTGGCGGTGAACACCACCCTGAGCCGCGAGGGGCTGAGGGGCCCCTTGGCCCGCGAGGCGGGGGGGCTTTCGGGAAGGCCCTTGAAGCGGAGGGCCCTGGAGGTCCTGCGGCACCTGGCCCAGGTCCCGGGCCTCACCCTGGTGAGCGTGGGGGGGGTGGAGACCCCAGAGGACCTCTGGGAGCGGCTCAAGGCGGGGGCGAGCCTGGTGCAGGTTTACACCGGGTTCGTCTACGGGGGGCCCCTTTTCCCGAGGCGGCTTCTCAAGGGCCTTCTCGCCCTCATGGCGGCGGAAGGGGTGGCCGCCATAAGGGACCTCAGACGGTGA
- a CDS encoding D-glycerate dehydrogenase, whose product MRVFVTRTLPGQALERLKAKGLTVEVHEGLFLPREELLRKVEGAVGLIPTVEDRIDAEVMDRAGKSLKVIACYSVGVDHVDLGEARLRGIRVTHTPEVLTEATADLTLALLLAVARRVVEGVDYAREGQWRAWHPELLLGLDLQGLTLGLVGMGRIAQAVAQRALAFGMRVVYTSRTPKPLPYPFLSLEALLKTADVVSLHTPLTPETHRLMNRERLFAMKPGAILLNTARGALVDTEALVEALKGHLFGAGLDVTDPEPLPPGHPLYALKNAVITPHIGSAGRRTRERMAEVAVENLLAVLEGREPPNPVV is encoded by the coding sequence ATGAGGGTCTTCGTCACCCGCACCCTACCAGGGCAGGCCCTGGAACGCTTGAAGGCAAAGGGCCTAACGGTGGAGGTCCACGAAGGGCTTTTCCTCCCCCGGGAGGAGCTCTTGAGGAAGGTGGAAGGGGCGGTGGGCCTCATCCCCACGGTGGAAGACCGCATAGACGCCGAGGTCATGGACCGGGCGGGCAAAAGCCTCAAGGTCATCGCCTGCTACAGCGTGGGGGTGGACCACGTGGACCTTGGGGAGGCCCGGCTCCGGGGCATCCGGGTCACCCACACGCCCGAGGTCCTCACCGAGGCCACCGCCGACCTCACCCTAGCCCTCCTCCTGGCCGTGGCCCGGCGGGTGGTGGAAGGGGTGGACTATGCCCGGGAGGGGCAGTGGCGGGCCTGGCACCCCGAGCTCCTCTTGGGCCTAGACCTCCAGGGCCTCACCCTGGGCCTCGTGGGCATGGGCCGCATCGCCCAGGCGGTGGCCCAAAGGGCCCTAGCCTTCGGCATGCGGGTGGTCTACACCAGCCGCACCCCGAAGCCCCTCCCCTACCCCTTCCTGTCCCTGGAGGCGCTTCTCAAAACCGCGGACGTGGTCTCCCTCCACACCCCCCTCACCCCGGAAACCCACCGCCTCATGAACCGGGAAAGGCTTTTCGCCATGAAGCCCGGGGCCATCCTCCTCAACACCGCCCGGGGCGCCCTGGTGGACACCGAGGCTCTGGTGGAGGCCCTAAAGGGCCACCTTTTCGGAGCGGGCCTGGACGTCACCGACCCCGAGCCCCTGCCCCCAGGCCACCCCCTCTACGCCCTGAAAAATGCCGTCATCACTCCCCACATCGGCTCGGCGGGAAGGCGCACCCGGGAGCGCATGGCTGAGGTGGCGGTGGAAAACCTCCTGGCGGTCCTGGAAGGCCGAGAGCCCCCAAACCCGGTAGTATGA
- the lon gene encoding endopeptidase La → MKDVLRLELPVLPLRNTVILPHTTTGVDVGRPKSKKAVEEALAADRLIFLVAQKDPEVDDPTPEDLFGVGTLAVVKQAMRLPDGTLQVMVEARSRVRLQGFVAAPYLRAVGEVLPEPPLADAGLARVLVSEVQEAFERYLQNHKTLRLDRYQQEAVKSTLDPAVLADLVAHHATWALQDKQDLLETPEVEERLKKVLALLLRDLERFELDKKIAARVKEQMDQNQREYYLREQMKAIQKELGGGEDFLTEIEELRERIEQKGMPEPVKEKALKELKRLERMQPGSPEATVSRTYLDWLLDVPWTEADPEVLDISVTKRVLDEDHYGLKDVKERILEYLAVRQLTQGKEVRGHAPILCFVGPPGVGKTSLGKSIARSMNRKFHRISLGGVRDEAEIRGHRRTYIGALPGKIIQGMKQVGVVNPVFLLDEIDKLSSDWRGDPASALLEVLDPEQNHTFTDHYLDVPYDLSRVFFITTANTLSTIPRPLLDRMEVIEIPGYTLPEKRAIARHFRWPFQVKEAGLEGRLEITDAAIDRIVQEYTREAGVRNLDRELSKVARKAAKDYLEAPWEGVRVVEAKDLETYLGVPKYRPDRAEKAPQVGAAQGLAWTPYGGALLTIEAVAVPGTGKVNLTGNLGEVMKESAHAALTYLRAHREEWGLPEGFHKDFDLHVHVPEGATPKDGPSAGITMATALASALTGRPVRMDIAMTGEITLRGKVLPIGGVKEKLLAAHQAGIKRVILPKENEAELKEVPEEVLKDLEITFVEEVGEVLRLLLLPPPPPPVGAGDRPQPGAGA, encoded by the coding sequence ATGAAGGACGTCTTGCGCCTGGAACTTCCCGTTCTCCCCTTGCGGAACACCGTAATCCTCCCCCACACCACCACCGGGGTGGACGTGGGCCGCCCCAAGAGCAAGAAAGCGGTGGAGGAAGCCTTGGCCGCCGACCGCCTCATCTTCCTGGTGGCCCAGAAGGACCCAGAGGTGGACGACCCCACCCCCGAGGACCTCTTTGGGGTGGGCACCTTGGCGGTGGTCAAGCAGGCCATGCGCCTCCCCGACGGCACCCTGCAGGTGATGGTGGAGGCCAGGAGCCGGGTGCGCCTCCAGGGCTTCGTGGCCGCCCCCTACCTGCGGGCCGTGGGCGAGGTCCTCCCCGAACCCCCCTTGGCGGACGCCGGCCTGGCCCGGGTCTTGGTGAGCGAGGTGCAGGAAGCCTTTGAGCGCTACCTGCAAAACCATAAAACCCTGCGCCTGGACCGCTACCAGCAAGAAGCCGTCAAGAGCACCCTGGACCCCGCCGTCCTGGCGGACCTGGTGGCCCACCACGCCACCTGGGCCCTGCAGGACAAGCAGGACCTCCTGGAAACCCCGGAGGTGGAGGAGCGCTTGAAGAAGGTCCTGGCCCTGCTCCTCCGCGACCTGGAGCGCTTTGAACTGGACAAGAAGATCGCCGCCCGGGTCAAGGAGCAGATGGACCAGAACCAGCGGGAGTACTACCTCCGGGAGCAGATGAAGGCCATCCAGAAGGAGCTCGGGGGCGGGGAGGACTTCCTCACGGAAATCGAGGAGCTCAGGGAGCGCATCGAGCAAAAGGGCATGCCCGAACCCGTCAAGGAGAAGGCTCTCAAGGAGCTCAAGCGCCTGGAAAGGATGCAACCCGGCTCCCCTGAGGCCACGGTGAGCCGCACCTACCTGGACTGGCTCCTGGACGTCCCCTGGACCGAGGCGGACCCCGAGGTCCTGGACATCTCCGTGACCAAACGGGTCCTGGACGAGGACCACTACGGCCTGAAGGACGTCAAGGAGCGCATCCTGGAGTACCTGGCGGTGCGCCAGCTCACCCAGGGCAAGGAGGTGCGGGGCCACGCCCCCATCCTCTGCTTCGTGGGGCCGCCGGGGGTGGGCAAGACCTCCTTGGGCAAGAGCATCGCCCGGAGCATGAACCGCAAGTTCCACCGCATCTCCTTGGGCGGGGTGCGGGACGAGGCGGAAATCCGGGGCCACCGCCGCACCTACATCGGGGCCCTTCCCGGCAAGATCATCCAGGGGATGAAGCAGGTGGGGGTGGTGAACCCCGTCTTCCTTTTGGACGAGATCGACAAGCTCTCCTCCGATTGGCGGGGAGACCCGGCCTCGGCCCTTCTGGAGGTCTTAGACCCGGAGCAGAACCACACCTTCACCGACCACTACCTGGACGTGCCCTACGACCTTTCCCGGGTCTTCTTTATCACCACCGCCAATACCCTCTCCACCATCCCCAGGCCCCTTTTGGACCGGATGGAGGTCATAGAGATCCCTGGGTACACCCTGCCGGAAAAGCGGGCCATCGCCCGACATTTCCGTTGGCCCTTCCAGGTGAAGGAAGCGGGGCTTGAAGGGAGGCTGGAGATCACCGACGCCGCCATTGACCGCATCGTGCAGGAGTACACCCGGGAGGCGGGGGTGCGGAACCTGGACCGGGAGCTTTCCAAGGTGGCCCGCAAGGCGGCCAAGGACTACCTCGAGGCCCCCTGGGAAGGGGTAAGGGTGGTGGAGGCGAAGGACCTCGAGACCTACCTGGGGGTGCCCAAGTACCGGCCCGACCGGGCGGAAAAGGCTCCCCAGGTGGGGGCAGCCCAGGGCCTCGCCTGGACCCCTTATGGGGGCGCTCTCCTCACCATCGAGGCCGTGGCCGTGCCCGGCACGGGCAAGGTGAACCTCACCGGAAACCTGGGCGAGGTGATGAAGGAGTCGGCCCACGCCGCCCTCACCTACCTCCGAGCCCACCGGGAGGAATGGGGTCTCCCTGAAGGCTTCCACAAGGACTTTGACCTGCACGTCCACGTGCCCGAGGGGGCCACGCCCAAAGACGGCCCCTCCGCCGGCATCACCATGGCCACCGCCTTGGCCAGCGCCCTCACCGGCCGCCCCGTGCGCATGGACATCGCCATGACCGGGGAGATCACCCTAAGGGGCAAGGTCCTCCCCATCGGCGGGGTGAAGGAAAAGCTCCTCGCCGCCCACCAGGCGGGAATTAAAAGGGTGATCCTGCCCAAGGAGAACGAAGCCGAGCTCAAGGAGGTGCCGGAGGAGGTCCTGAAGGACCTGGAGATCACCTTTGTGGAGGAGGTGGGGGAGGTCCTGAGGCTCCTCCTCCTGCCCCCCCCTCCCCCGCCCGTGGGCGCCGGGGACCGGCCCCAGCCTGGGGCGGGGGCCTAA